One genomic window of Nocardioides daphniae includes the following:
- a CDS encoding PGN_0703 family putative restriction endonuclease produces the protein MTETMDPIRTELERHDCWFPSTDRVARRPDVTAFKQTARLQQSKWREAQGYPKGRSQGGGRLSDNGSRLAPVEPLGGDFRNFLSSPAIRAAVTHRSSSEAKAAERGQQFNETRLRQDLLSSMPMCFNLFGELHGDPERLTRFGKELGLDRPGLEVRFEHSPGRRVLEFTNDGTAFDVALFFGEPDGPRTVVGIETKFHEHALKESAPDAVSRMPRYAEISERAVADGILKPGWQGLLNTELQQIWRDHLLVLSMLQHPSGLWDEGLYVLVHPQGNPSFAEAGARYRDEFLADDSTFAVKTVEELLDYGVLHSPEVEREFRNRYLW, from the coding sequence ATGACCGAGACCATGGACCCCATCCGGACGGAGTTGGAGCGGCACGACTGCTGGTTCCCCAGCACCGACAGGGTCGCACGCCGTCCTGACGTGACCGCCTTCAAGCAGACCGCCCGTCTGCAGCAGTCGAAGTGGCGCGAGGCCCAGGGCTACCCGAAGGGCCGGTCCCAAGGTGGCGGACGCCTCTCCGACAATGGCTCGCGACTCGCACCGGTCGAGCCCTTGGGCGGAGACTTCCGCAATTTCCTGTCCAGCCCTGCGATCCGGGCTGCCGTCACGCATCGCTCCTCTTCCGAGGCGAAGGCTGCCGAGCGCGGGCAGCAGTTCAACGAGACCAGGCTGCGTCAGGACCTTCTCTCCTCGATGCCGATGTGCTTCAACCTCTTCGGTGAGCTCCACGGCGATCCCGAGCGACTGACCCGCTTCGGCAAGGAACTCGGTCTCGATCGGCCGGGACTGGAGGTGAGGTTCGAGCACTCCCCCGGACGACGCGTCCTCGAGTTCACCAACGACGGCACCGCATTCGACGTGGCGCTGTTCTTCGGCGAACCCGACGGCCCCCGCACGGTGGTCGGGATCGAGACCAAGTTCCACGAACACGCCCTCAAGGAGTCTGCCCCTGACGCTGTCTCGCGGATGCCGCGCTACGCGGAGATCTCCGAGCGTGCGGTGGCCGACGGGATCCTCAAGCCGGGCTGGCAAGGACTGCTCAACACCGAGCTGCAGCAGATCTGGCGTGACCACCTTCTCGTTCTGTCCATGCTCCAACACCCCAGCGGCCTGTGGGATGAAGGGCTCTACGTCCTGGTCCACCCTCAGGGCAACCCCTCGTTCGCGGAGGCCGGCGCACGCTACCGCGACGAGTTCCTCGCCGACGACAGCACCTTCGCGGTCAAGACCGTCGAGGAGCTGCTCGACTACGGGGTGCTGCACTCGCCCGAGGTCGAGCGCGAGTTCCGCAACCGCTACCTCTGGTGA
- a CDS encoding ATP-binding protein, translating to MERTKAEALQAERRATVVLPKAGEPGPAALRTPGRLRIPKHQDTSATLAGAYPFLAEGGLGSDGVFVGQDLYSGSSFVYDPWVLYARGLITAPNMVLAGIVGSGKSALAKSLYTRSIPFGRRVYVPGDPKGEHTAVAEAVGGKAIALGHGMTTRLNPLDEGHRPRGLDDVQWAAQVNARRRDLVGALAETVLDRRLTPLEHTAVDVALADTVRTCQVPVLPMVVDRLLAPDTTADIDGRLTDDGRLVGHALRRLVAGDLAGLFDGPSTVRFDPSLPMIALDLSRVTENATLISVLMTCASAWMESALLDPDGGQRWVVYDEAWRLMSHPALLRRMDAHWRLARHYGIANMLIFHKLSDLDNVGDSGSAMRALASSLLANAETRVVYRQESDQLGVTAAALGLTGTERSLLPTLGTGQGLWRIKDRSFVVQHQLHPAELGLFDTTTRMTAAR from the coding sequence ATGGAACGGACCAAAGCAGAAGCGTTGCAGGCCGAACGCCGCGCCACCGTGGTCCTGCCGAAGGCCGGCGAACCCGGGCCCGCGGCACTACGCACCCCGGGACGACTCCGTATCCCCAAGCACCAGGACACCTCGGCCACGCTGGCGGGGGCCTATCCGTTCCTCGCCGAGGGTGGCCTCGGGAGCGACGGCGTGTTCGTCGGACAAGACCTGTACTCGGGGTCCTCGTTCGTCTACGACCCCTGGGTGCTGTACGCCCGCGGCCTAATCACCGCACCCAACATGGTGCTGGCCGGGATCGTCGGCTCCGGGAAATCCGCACTCGCCAAGAGCCTCTACACCCGATCCATCCCGTTCGGGCGTCGCGTCTACGTCCCCGGCGATCCGAAGGGTGAACACACCGCCGTGGCGGAGGCAGTCGGCGGCAAGGCCATCGCACTGGGCCACGGCATGACCACGCGCCTCAACCCGCTCGACGAGGGCCACCGCCCCCGCGGGCTCGACGACGTCCAGTGGGCCGCGCAGGTCAACGCCCGGCGTCGCGACCTCGTTGGTGCGCTCGCCGAGACCGTCCTCGACCGCCGTCTCACTCCGCTGGAGCACACCGCTGTCGACGTTGCGCTGGCCGACACGGTCCGTACCTGCCAGGTACCGGTCCTGCCGATGGTCGTGGACCGCCTGCTCGCACCCGACACCACCGCCGACATCGACGGACGGCTGACTGACGACGGACGGCTCGTGGGCCACGCTCTCCGGCGACTGGTCGCGGGTGACTTGGCGGGCCTGTTCGACGGGCCCTCGACGGTGCGGTTCGACCCATCGCTGCCGATGATCGCCCTCGACCTCTCCCGGGTCACCGAGAACGCCACGCTGATCAGCGTGCTGATGACGTGTGCCTCGGCGTGGATGGAGTCCGCGCTGCTCGACCCCGACGGCGGCCAACGCTGGGTCGTGTACGACGAAGCCTGGCGCCTCATGTCTCACCCGGCGTTGCTGCGACGCATGGACGCCCACTGGCGTCTGGCACGCCACTACGGCATCGCGAACATGCTGATCTTCCACAAGCTCTCCGACCTCGACAACGTCGGCGACTCCGGCTCCGCGATGCGCGCTCTGGCCTCCTCGCTCCTCGCGAACGCCGAAACCCGTGTGGTCTACCGCCAGGAGTCCGACCAGCTCGGGGTCACGGCGGCTGCCCTCGGACTCACCGGCACCGAGCGCTCGCTCCTGCCAACCCTGGGAACCGGACAAGGGCTGTGGCGGATCAAGGACCGCTCCTTCGTGGTCCAGCACCAACTCCACCCGGCTGAGCTGGGGTTGTTCGACACCACCACTCGGATGACGGCTGCTCGTTAG
- a CDS encoding DUF305 domain-containing protein: protein MHTDTKTRTRALGAVALTLLLGAGVTACGDDTPDSASQTEVSTTEHNDADVAFASDMITHHAQALSMVDLTLDRDLDPEVQALAEDIRDAQGPEIETMADWLTQWGEDVPATMRDHVNSGHDMGDMSDTMDDMGHDDMPGMMTSEDMEALENASDAEFQDMWLEMMIEHHEGAIEMAETEQEDGQFNDAVDLAGQIIDAQQQEIDTMQGLLDS from the coding sequence ATGCACACCGACACCAAGACCCGTACCCGCGCCCTCGGCGCCGTCGCGCTCACCCTCCTCCTCGGCGCCGGCGTCACCGCCTGCGGCGACGACACCCCCGACTCGGCCAGCCAGACCGAGGTCAGCACCACCGAGCACAACGACGCCGACGTCGCCTTCGCGAGCGACATGATCACCCACCACGCCCAAGCGCTGTCGATGGTTGACCTGACCCTCGACCGCGACCTCGACCCCGAGGTCCAGGCCCTCGCCGAAGACATCCGCGACGCCCAAGGCCCGGAGATCGAGACCATGGCCGACTGGCTCACCCAGTGGGGCGAAGACGTGCCTGCGACCATGCGCGACCACGTCAACTCCGGCCACGACATGGGCGACATGTCCGACACCATGGACGACATGGGCCACGACGACATGCCCGGAATGATGACCTCCGAGGACATGGAAGCCCTCGAGAACGCCTCCGACGCCGAGTTCCAGGACATGTGGCTCGAGATGATGATCGAGCACCACGAGGGCGCCATCGAAATGGCCGAGACCGAGCAGGAAGACGGCCAGTTCAACGACGCCGTCGACCTCGCCGGCCAGATCATCGACGCCCAACAGCAGGAGATCGACACCATGCAGGGCCTCCTCGACTCCTGA
- a CDS encoding DUF305 domain-containing protein — translation MSSHHTQEPSGASKPSSREEEPDQQKEHKTHERQMYLRFGLMIATSTVVMFVLMYSNVFAFDHVRWSEERFYMALLMGGAMALVMFAFMRSMMYKNRAYNVVLVGLAMLLGAGGLYLSRSQALVDDQAYMKGMIPHHSIAILTSERADIDDVRVRELADGIIKAQRKEIKEMDWLIEDIEKNGPATTQEEAEQRPVPDFEGTAAGNLEDVSDALAMLALLGVELP, via the coding sequence ATGTCATCGCATCACACGCAGGAGCCGTCCGGTGCCAGCAAGCCCAGCAGCCGGGAGGAGGAGCCCGACCAGCAGAAGGAGCACAAGACCCACGAGCGGCAGATGTACCTGCGTTTCGGGCTGATGATCGCCACCTCCACGGTGGTGATGTTCGTCTTGATGTACTCCAATGTCTTCGCCTTCGACCACGTGCGGTGGAGCGAGGAGCGCTTCTACATGGCGCTGTTGATGGGCGGCGCCATGGCGCTGGTGATGTTCGCGTTCATGCGCAGCATGATGTACAAGAACCGCGCCTACAACGTCGTGCTCGTGGGGCTGGCGATGCTGCTGGGTGCAGGTGGGCTGTACCTCTCGCGTTCCCAGGCGTTGGTCGATGACCAGGCGTACATGAAGGGCATGATCCCGCACCACTCGATCGCCATCTTGACCAGTGAGCGGGCCGACATCGACGACGTTCGCGTTCGTGAGCTCGCCGACGGGATCATCAAGGCCCAGCGCAAAGAGATCAAGGAAATGGACTGGCTGATCGAGGACATCGAGAAGAACGGCCCGGCCACCACTCAGGAAGAAGCCGAGCAGCGTCCCGTCCCGGACTTTGAGGGAACCGCCGCCGGCAACCTCGAAGACGTCAGCGATGCCCTTGCCATGCTGGCCCTGCTCGGCGTAGAGCTTCCTTGA
- a CDS encoding four-helix bundle copper-binding protein has protein sequence MAHTKMLEAYPKDLGNIDKEKLAECIAACFECAQVCTACADACLSEDMVAELVKCIRTDLDCADICLATGNALSRHTGYDANVTRAFLEACATACKACGDECESHADMHAHCRICAEACRRCEQACRDLLANLG, from the coding sequence ATGGCTCACACCAAAATGCTGGAGGCTTACCCGAAGGACCTGGGGAACATCGACAAGGAGAAGCTGGCCGAGTGCATCGCAGCCTGTTTCGAGTGCGCCCAGGTCTGCACCGCGTGCGCCGACGCGTGCCTGTCGGAGGACATGGTCGCCGAGCTGGTCAAGTGCATTCGTACCGACCTTGACTGCGCCGACATCTGCCTCGCCACCGGGAACGCGTTGTCACGCCACACCGGGTACGACGCGAATGTGACCCGAGCGTTCCTGGAGGCTTGTGCCACTGCCTGCAAGGCGTGCGGCGACGAGTGCGAGAGCCATGCCGACATGCACGCTCACTGCCGCATCTGCGCCGAAGCCTGCCGACGCTGCGAGCAAGCCTGCCGCGACCTCCTCGCCAATCTGGGGTAA
- a CDS encoding helix-turn-helix domain-containing protein, with product MQWSLRLRAAERGIWKSAELRRMLADAGLEISAGKMSSWWAGVPPTMRLEELDVLCVVLECTPNDLMTPEPDKVAARRRRTADAASGNGGDAEGDPNGNGGTPRAVTPRLGKPRSTPPL from the coding sequence ATGCAGTGGAGTCTGCGGCTACGGGCCGCCGAACGAGGGATCTGGAAGTCCGCAGAACTGCGGCGGATGCTGGCAGATGCCGGGCTCGAGATCTCGGCCGGGAAGATGTCGTCGTGGTGGGCCGGGGTCCCGCCGACGATGCGCCTCGAAGAGCTCGACGTGCTGTGCGTCGTGCTCGAGTGCACCCCGAACGACCTGATGACACCCGAGCCGGACAAGGTCGCTGCGCGGCGTCGCCGCACCGCCGACGCAGCCAGCGGCAATGGCGGCGACGCGGAGGGGGATCCGAACGGCAACGGTGGCACGCCGCGGGCGGTCACACCGCGGCTCGGCAAGCCCCGCTCGACCCCACCGCTGTAG
- a CDS encoding tyrosine-type recombinase/integrase encodes MTPHVLRHYCASSLYAAGMDIKALQELLGHQWLATTSGYLHVRSDHIERAWNSASDRVEARLGLRSD; translated from the coding sequence ATGACGCCACACGTGCTGCGGCACTACTGCGCCTCGTCGCTGTACGCGGCCGGGATGGACATCAAGGCGCTCCAGGAACTGCTCGGCCACCAGTGGCTGGCGACGACCTCGGGCTACCTCCACGTCCGCAGTGACCACATCGAGCGGGCGTGGAACAGCGCGAGCGACCGCGTTGAAGCCCGCCTGGGCCTTCGTAGCGACTGA
- a CDS encoding site-specific integrase: protein MGLVALPGGNAADPALIGAQAAADFEQELVDQYALAMSAAGLTDRHIGSTRAIVIEFARSLSTPLWEATCADADAFLAHQRRRGLSVSTRAGKAGALAGFYDFVIARYEGTIRRATGVLVEQPIDEFNRQSGASLGKVRVPPSDEEIDSLFTAWRGSVAQARKYRPAARDYFAASLWRRLGLRINETVMLDIRDWRPDLGEFGKLHVRHGKGSGGRGPKPRLVPAINGSNQLLDWWLAEARPQYGEDWADPDAPLLPSERFDRTWTAVDVSVRTRCAARWESTSRSGCRRGRGE, encoded by the coding sequence ATGGGCTTGGTGGCGTTGCCGGGTGGCAACGCTGCTGATCCGGCACTGATAGGTGCGCAGGCGGCCGCGGATTTCGAGCAGGAGCTGGTCGACCAGTACGCGCTGGCGATGTCCGCGGCAGGTCTGACTGACCGCCACATCGGCTCGACCAGGGCGATCGTCATCGAGTTCGCTCGTTCGCTGTCGACTCCCCTGTGGGAGGCCACCTGTGCGGACGCGGACGCCTTCTTGGCCCATCAGCGCCGGCGAGGACTCAGCGTGTCGACCCGCGCAGGCAAGGCGGGCGCGCTGGCGGGCTTCTACGACTTCGTGATCGCCCGCTACGAGGGCACGATCCGCCGCGCGACCGGTGTCTTGGTCGAGCAGCCGATCGATGAGTTCAATCGCCAGTCGGGGGCATCGCTGGGCAAGGTCCGGGTGCCGCCGTCGGACGAGGAGATCGACTCGCTGTTCACCGCCTGGCGCGGGTCCGTCGCACAGGCGCGCAAGTACCGTCCCGCGGCCCGCGACTACTTCGCTGCCTCGTTGTGGCGTCGGCTCGGGCTGCGGATCAACGAGACCGTCATGCTCGACATCCGCGACTGGCGCCCGGATCTGGGTGAGTTCGGCAAGCTCCACGTCCGCCACGGCAAGGGCTCGGGCGGCCGCGGACCCAAGCCGCGGCTGGTACCGGCGATCAACGGCTCGAACCAGTTGCTCGACTGGTGGCTGGCCGAGGCCCGTCCGCAGTACGGCGAGGATTGGGCCGACCCGGACGCGCCGTTGCTGCCCTCTGAGCGGTTCGACAGGACCTGGACCGCTGTGGACGTGTCGGTGCGAACGCGCTGCGCCGCGCGCTGGGAATCCACGTCGAGGAGTGGTTGCCGGCGTGGTCGGGGCGAATGA
- a CDS encoding ImmA/IrrE family metallo-endopeptidase, producing MRTQTRDAATREAKLQAVHTQLTAAVSALVSGEDWRRALEFAARFRSRSFNNTMLIHVQHHAAFQQGKVPDPMPTYVAGFRQWLSLNRLVMKGQCGYAILAPVTARYASSSPGDPASWRRLGRGEKPRAGEAVRTKLVGLKPAHVWDVSQTSGDPIPEPPRPTLLRGQAPEGLWDGLADQITARGYGLRLVSTAAAIGGANGLTDFTTREVSVRVDMDDAAQAKTLAHELGHVMLHGPDVEDATLHRGIAEVEAESVALMVAAAHGLSTEDYTIPYVATWAASVPDKTPVEVVQATAERVRGAAVTILGGLDTTQVPHGSPPGLDAVVPHRRRTPPGLPNLPAPARPVEVLGLGRGTGR from the coding sequence ATGAGGACCCAGACCCGCGATGCCGCCACCCGTGAGGCGAAGCTGCAGGCAGTGCACACCCAGCTGACCGCCGCGGTGTCGGCTCTGGTGTCGGGCGAGGACTGGAGACGTGCACTCGAGTTCGCGGCCCGGTTTCGTTCGCGCTCGTTCAACAACACGATGTTGATCCACGTCCAGCACCACGCCGCCTTCCAACAGGGCAAGGTGCCGGACCCTATGCCGACATACGTCGCAGGGTTTCGCCAGTGGTTGTCGTTGAACCGTCTGGTGATGAAGGGGCAGTGCGGGTACGCGATCCTGGCCCCGGTCACCGCCCGCTACGCCTCCTCCAGTCCGGGCGACCCGGCGTCGTGGCGTCGCCTCGGACGCGGCGAGAAGCCCCGCGCGGGTGAGGCGGTGCGCACGAAGCTCGTCGGGCTCAAGCCCGCGCACGTGTGGGACGTCTCCCAGACCAGCGGGGACCCGATCCCCGAGCCACCCCGGCCCACGCTGCTGCGTGGTCAGGCACCCGAGGGGTTGTGGGACGGGCTCGCCGACCAGATCACCGCACGCGGCTACGGCCTACGGTTGGTGTCCACCGCGGCCGCGATCGGTGGCGCCAACGGCCTGACCGACTTCACCACCCGCGAGGTCTCTGTGCGCGTGGACATGGACGACGCGGCCCAGGCCAAGACGTTGGCCCACGAGCTCGGCCACGTGATGCTGCACGGCCCCGACGTCGAGGATGCGACGCTCCACCGTGGGATCGCCGAGGTCGAGGCCGAATCCGTCGCCCTCATGGTCGCCGCCGCCCACGGGTTGTCGACCGAGGACTACACCATCCCCTACGTCGCCACCTGGGCCGCGTCCGTGCCCGACAAGACCCCGGTCGAGGTGGTGCAGGCCACCGCCGAACGCGTCCGTGGCGCCGCGGTCACCATCCTCGGCGGCCTCGACACCACCCAGGTCCCCCACGGCAGCCCACCGGGACTGGACGCAGTCGTGCCGCACCGGCGGCGCACCCCACCCGGCCTCCCGAACCTGCCTGCCCCGGCACGACCGGTCGAGGTCCTGGGGCTGGGACGAGGCACGGGGCGATGA
- a CDS encoding TraG/TraD/VirD4 family protein has protein sequence MALDEIGNLSPLPSLPVLMAEGGGTGITTMPVLQSLSQARDKWGDHAAGAIWDASIVKVILGGTSSARDLQDLSALIGNATRPPTRPPSVTTAPDPCNAPPAASP, from the coding sequence ATGGCACTCGACGAGATCGGGAACCTGTCACCACTCCCCTCGCTGCCGGTCTTGATGGCCGAAGGCGGAGGGACCGGGATCACCACCATGCCGGTGCTGCAGTCCCTGTCCCAGGCCCGCGACAAGTGGGGGGACCACGCCGCCGGAGCGATCTGGGACGCCTCCATCGTGAAGGTCATCCTCGGCGGCACCTCCTCCGCCCGCGACCTCCAAGACCTCTCCGCCCTCATCGGGAACGCGACGAGACCACCGACACGACCTCCATCGGTGACTACGGCTCCCGATCCCTGCAACGCTCCACCCGCCGCGTCCCCGTGA
- a CDS encoding single-stranded DNA-binding protein, protein MSLHGFIATTPQLHFTSTGQARFYARVGVEHYRREADHTFTKLDSTFHDLVAYAKTAERAYDRFRVGDNFLASATSPSTRSNGTATSPPARSSSRAASATTSHAPRTPSNAHPTASSTLPLQT, encoded by the coding sequence ATGAGCCTGCACGGCTTCATCGCCACCACCCCGCAACTGCACTTCACCAGCACCGGGCAGGCCCGCTTCTACGCCCGCGTCGGGGTCGAGCACTACCGCCGCGAGGCCGACCACACCTTCACAAAGCTCGACTCGACCTTCCACGACCTCGTGGCCTACGCCAAGACCGCCGAACGTGCCTACGACCGGTTCCGGGTCGGCGACAACTTCCTCGCCTCGGCTACATCACCGAGTACGAGGTCGAACGGCACGGCGACGTCACCACCCGCGAGGAGTTCGTCGCGCGCCGCATCGGCCACGACCTCGCACGCACCACGTACACCGTCGAACGCGCACCCAACCGCCAGCTCGACGCTCCCCCTGCAGACCTGA